A stretch of Pseudomonas taetrolens DNA encodes these proteins:
- a CDS encoding sugar ABC transporter substrate-binding protein — MKLPFAGRLLAVAIMAATSLSLPAAYADTPEKPKVGLVMKSLANEFFVTMQKGGEDYQKAHSADFDLISNGIKNETDTAGQIDIIQQMIIAKVDALVIAPADSKALVSTIKKAKDRGIVVVNIDNRLDPDVLKSKGLEVPFVGPNNRQGAREVGDYLAKTLKAGDQVGIIEGVSTTTNAQMRTAGFKDAMSAAGMKVVSVQSGDWEIDGGNKVASGMLSEYPEIKAILAGNDSMAIGAVSAIRAAGKTGKVQVVGYDNINAIKPMLEDGRVLATADQAAAQQAVFGIETALKLVKKEPVENLKDGVIDTPVELVIKP, encoded by the coding sequence ATGAAGCTGCCCTTTGCTGGACGCCTTCTCGCTGTGGCCATAATGGCCGCAACCTCCTTATCCCTCCCGGCAGCTTATGCCGACACCCCTGAAAAACCCAAAGTCGGCCTGGTGATGAAATCGCTGGCCAACGAGTTCTTTGTCACCATGCAGAAGGGTGGCGAAGATTATCAAAAAGCCCATTCAGCGGACTTCGACCTGATCTCCAACGGGATCAAGAACGAAACCGACACCGCAGGCCAGATCGACATCATTCAGCAGATGATCATCGCTAAAGTCGATGCGCTGGTGATTGCCCCGGCAGACTCCAAAGCGCTGGTATCGACCATTAAAAAAGCCAAAGATCGTGGCATCGTCGTGGTCAATATCGATAACCGGCTGGATCCCGATGTCCTGAAAAGCAAAGGCCTCGAAGTGCCATTTGTAGGGCCTAACAACAGGCAGGGCGCGCGCGAGGTCGGTGACTACCTGGCGAAAACGCTCAAGGCGGGCGATCAGGTCGGGATTATCGAGGGTGTATCGACCACCACCAATGCGCAGATGCGCACTGCAGGGTTCAAGGATGCAATGAGTGCCGCCGGCATGAAGGTGGTCTCGGTGCAGTCCGGAGACTGGGAAATCGACGGTGGCAACAAGGTTGCGTCGGGCATGCTCAGCGAATACCCCGAAATCAAGGCCATCCTGGCCGGCAATGACAGCATGGCCATAGGGGCGGTTTCGGCCATCCGTGCGGCAGGCAAAACCGGCAAGGTGCAAGTTGTGGGTTACGACAACATCAACGCTATCAAACCGATGCTTGAAGATGGTCGTGTACTTGCCACTGCCGATCAGGCAGCTGCACAACAGGCGGTTTTTGGCATTGAGACGGCACTCAAACTGGTCAAAAAAGAGCCGGTCGAAAACCTGAAGGATGGCGTCATCGACACGCCGGTCGAGCTGGTTATCAAGCCATAG
- the rpmI gene encoding 50S ribosomal protein L35, whose translation MPKMKTKSGAAKRFLKTANGIKHKHAFKSHILTKMSTKRKRQLRGSSLLHPSDVAKVERMLRLR comes from the coding sequence ATGCCAAAGATGAAGACTAAAAGTGGTGCTGCTAAGCGGTTTCTGAAAACTGCTAACGGTATCAAGCACAAACACGCTTTCAAGAGCCACATCCTGACCAAAATGTCGACCAAGCGTAAGCGTCAACTGCGCGGTAGCAGCTTGCTGCATCCGTCTGACGTGGCAAAAGTCGAGCGCATGCTGCGCCTTCGTTAA
- a CDS encoding sugar ABC transporter ATP-binding protein, which translates to MSASNASVVLSVGGIGKTYTQPVLAGIDLTLHRGEVLALTGENGAGKSTLSKIIAGLEVPTLGHMHFRGQAYAPGSRTQAERLGIRMVMQELNLLPTLTVAENLFLDNLPSHFGWVSRKQLRKAAIEAMAQVGLEAIDPDTLVADLGVGHQQMVEIARNLIGDCHVLILDEPTAMLTAREVDMLFAQIERLQARGVAIVYISHRLEELARVAQRIAVLRDGRLVCVEPIANYSSEQLVNLMVGRELGDALDMGIRTLGETALKVSGLGRSDKVREVSFEVRQGEIFGISGLIGAGRTELLRLIYGADVPDSGTVALGSPAQVVSIRSPVEAVRHGIALITEDRKGEGLLLTQSISANIGLGNMDRVSRAGILNAPDESALAQRQIDAMGIRSSGPRQIVSQLSGGNQQKVVIGRWLERDCSVLLFDEPTRGIDIGAKFDIYRLLGNLTRQGKALVVVSSDLRELMLICDRIGVLSAGRLIDTFERDSWSQEQLLAAAFAGYQKRDALLAEATPKDAS; encoded by the coding sequence ATGTCTGCTTCTAATGCCAGCGTGGTGCTTTCGGTCGGCGGGATCGGCAAAACCTACACTCAACCGGTTCTGGCGGGCATCGACCTGACGCTGCACCGCGGCGAAGTCCTGGCGTTGACCGGTGAAAACGGTGCCGGGAAAAGTACACTGTCGAAAATCATCGCAGGCCTGGAAGTGCCGACGCTCGGGCACATGCACTTCAGGGGGCAAGCCTATGCTCCCGGCAGTCGTACACAGGCGGAGCGCCTGGGCATTCGCATGGTCATGCAGGAGCTCAACCTGTTGCCCACGCTGACCGTGGCCGAGAATCTTTTTCTGGATAATCTGCCCAGCCATTTTGGCTGGGTCAGTCGCAAGCAACTGCGCAAGGCAGCCATCGAGGCAATGGCCCAGGTGGGGCTGGAGGCCATTGACCCCGACACCCTGGTCGCCGACCTGGGGGTAGGGCACCAGCAAATGGTCGAAATCGCCCGCAACTTGATCGGTGACTGCCATGTGCTGATCCTGGATGAGCCGACTGCGATGCTCACGGCCCGCGAAGTCGACATGCTGTTTGCCCAGATCGAACGGCTCCAGGCGCGCGGGGTGGCGATTGTCTACATCTCGCACCGGCTCGAAGAGTTGGCGCGTGTTGCGCAACGCATTGCCGTGTTGCGTGACGGCCGCCTGGTGTGTGTCGAGCCCATCGCCAATTACAGCAGTGAACAACTGGTCAATTTGATGGTGGGGCGAGAGCTGGGCGACGCTCTGGACATGGGCATCCGCACCTTGGGCGAAACAGCACTCAAGGTCTCGGGGCTGGGGCGTTCGGACAAAGTCCGGGAGGTGTCGTTCGAGGTTCGCCAAGGCGAGATATTTGGTATTTCCGGCCTGATCGGGGCTGGGCGTACCGAGCTTTTACGCTTGATCTATGGTGCCGACGTGCCGGACAGCGGCACGGTTGCGCTCGGCTCCCCGGCGCAGGTGGTGAGTATCCGCTCGCCCGTGGAAGCGGTCAGGCACGGCATTGCCTTGATTACCGAGGACCGCAAGGGTGAAGGGTTGCTGTTGACCCAGTCGATCAGTGCCAATATCGGTCTGGGCAACATGGACCGGGTCTCCCGGGCAGGCATATTGAATGCTCCCGACGAGTCTGCCTTGGCGCAGCGTCAGATCGATGCAATGGGCATACGCAGTTCCGGACCCAGGCAAATCGTCTCGCAACTGTCGGGGGGCAACCAGCAGAAGGTGGTCATCGGCCGCTGGTTGGAGCGCGACTGTTCAGTCCTGCTGTTTGACGAGCCCACCCGCGGTATCGACATCGGTGCCAAGTTCGACATCTACCGTTTGCTCGGCAACCTGACACGCCAGGGCAAGGCACTGGTTGTCGTGTCGAGCGACCTGCGCGAGTTGATGTTGATCTGTGATCGTATCGGCGTGCTGTCGGCCGGGCGTCTGATCGACACCTTCGAGCGGGACAGCTGGAGTCAGGAGCAGTTGCTGGCAGCAGCGTTTGCCGGTTATCAAAAACGAGATGCGTTGCTCGCTGAAGCCACGCCAAAGGATGCCTCATGA
- the infC gene encoding translation initiation factor IF-3, whose amino-acid sequence MIIKREMRQDKRAAPKAPINENISAREVRLIGAEGEQLGIVSIEDALLKAEEAKLDLVEISADAVPPVCKLMDYGKSIFEKKKQIAAAKKNQKQIQVKEIKFRPGTEEGDYQVKLRNLVRFLSDGDRAKVSLRFRGREMAHQELGMELLKRVEGDLVEYGTVEQHPKMEGRQLIMVIAPKKKK is encoded by the coding sequence ATTATTATTAAGCGTGAAATGAGACAAGATAAACGAGCTGCACCGAAGGCCCCGATCAACGAGAATATCTCGGCACGCGAGGTTCGGTTAATTGGAGCTGAAGGCGAGCAGCTTGGGATTGTGTCAATTGAAGACGCGCTTCTTAAAGCTGAAGAGGCCAAACTGGATTTGGTGGAAATTTCCGCTGATGCAGTACCCCCAGTTTGTAAGCTGATGGACTACGGCAAATCGATCTTCGAAAAGAAGAAGCAGATTGCTGCTGCAAAGAAAAACCAGAAACAGATTCAAGTTAAAGAAATCAAGTTTCGTCCAGGGACGGAGGAAGGGGATTACCAGGTAAAACTGCGCAACCTGGTACGTTTCCTGAGTGATGGGGACAGGGCCAAGGTATCGTTAAGATTCCGCGGTCGTGAGATGGCCCACCAGGAGCTGGGTATGGAACTGTTGAAGCGGGTTGAAGGTGACCTGGTTGAATACGGAACCGTCGAACAGCATCCTAAGATGGAAGGACGCCAACTGATTATGGTCATCGCCCCGAAAAAGAAGAAGTAA
- the rplT gene encoding 50S ribosomal protein L20: protein MARVKRGVVARKRHKKILKLAKGYYGARSRVFRVAKQAVIKAGQYAYRDRRQKKRQFRALWIARINAGARINGLSYSRFIAGLKKASIEIDRKVLSDLAVNEKAAFAAIVEKAKATLA from the coding sequence ATGGCTCGTGTAAAGCGTGGCGTTGTCGCCCGTAAACGTCACAAAAAAATTCTGAAACTGGCTAAAGGCTACTACGGCGCACGCTCACGCGTATTCCGTGTTGCCAAGCAAGCGGTAATCAAGGCAGGCCAATACGCCTACCGTGACCGTCGTCAGAAAAAACGTCAGTTCCGCGCTCTGTGGATCGCTCGTATCAACGCTGGTGCACGTATCAACGGTCTGTCCTACAGCCGTTTCATCGCCGGCCTGAAAAAAGCTTCCATCGAGATCGACCGTAAGGTTCTGTCTGATCTGGCAGTGAACGAAAAAGCGGCGTTTGCTGCGATTGTCGAGAAAGCTAAAGCCACTCTGGCTTAA
- the rbsK gene encoding ribokinase, with translation MQASVVVVGSLNMDLVTRTERLPRPGETIFGQSLDTVPGGKGANQAVAAARLGVQVAMVGCLGSDAYGTQLREGMLAEHIDCRALRTVPEGVSGVALIVVDANSQNTIVVVPGTNACLVPQDIQAFDEVLQAARVIICQLEVPMDTVGYTLRRGRELDKTVILNPAPASGPLPAQWYAAIDYVIPNESEAWALSGVAVNSLETAEDAARRLIELGARKVIVTLGAQGALLVSPQRVVHFAAPRVEAVDATAAGDTFVGAFSAALAAGKDEDDAVRFAQIAAALSVTREGAQPSIPRLNDVQGFVIP, from the coding sequence ATGCAAGCAAGCGTAGTAGTGGTGGGCAGCCTGAACATGGACCTGGTCACGCGCACGGAGCGATTGCCGCGGCCCGGAGAAACAATCTTCGGCCAGTCCCTCGACACGGTACCGGGCGGCAAGGGGGCTAATCAGGCTGTGGCGGCGGCCCGCCTGGGGGTGCAGGTGGCCATGGTTGGTTGCCTCGGCAGTGATGCCTACGGCACGCAACTGCGCGAGGGGATGCTGGCGGAGCACATCGATTGTCGGGCATTACGTACCGTGCCGGAGGGGGTGAGCGGTGTGGCCCTGATCGTGGTCGACGCCAACAGCCAGAACACCATTGTGGTGGTGCCCGGCACCAACGCGTGCCTTGTGCCACAGGACATACAGGCCTTTGACGAGGTCTTGCAGGCAGCCAGGGTGATCATCTGCCAGCTCGAGGTCCCGATGGACACGGTTGGCTACACCCTGCGCCGTGGGCGTGAGCTGGATAAAACCGTGATTCTCAATCCGGCGCCGGCCAGCGGTCCGCTGCCTGCGCAGTGGTATGCGGCGATTGATTATGTGATTCCTAATGAAAGCGAGGCATGGGCGCTCAGCGGTGTGGCAGTCAACTCGCTCGAGACGGCAGAAGATGCGGCACGCCGGCTGATCGAACTGGGTGCGCGCAAGGTCATTGTTACCTTGGGGGCCCAAGGTGCGTTGCTGGTCAGTCCGCAGCGTGTCGTGCATTTTGCGGCGCCCAGGGTTGAAGCGGTAGATGCCACCGCTGCAGGCGACACATTTGTCGGGGCGTTTTCAGCCGCACTGGCGGCGGGCAAAGACGAAGACGACGCCGTCCGGTTCGCTCAGATTGCCGCAGCCTTGTCCGTGACCCGTGAAGGTGCCCAGCCTTCCATTCCTCGATTGAACGACGTTCAGGGGTTTGTCATTCCATGA
- the thrS gene encoding threonine--tRNA ligase, producing the protein MPTITLPDGSQRSFDHPVSVAEVAASIGAGLAKATVAGKVNGKLVDACDLIENDATLQIITPKDEEGLEIIRHSCAHLVGHAVKQLYPTAKMVIGPVIDEGFYYDIAYERPFTPDDMAAIEQRMQQLIEKDYDVIKKVTPRAEVIELFAARGEDYKLRLVEDMPNEQAMGLYFHEEYVDMCRGPHVPNTRFLKSFKLTKLSGAYWRGDAKNEQLQRIYGTAWADKKQLAAYVLRIEEAEKRDHRKIGKRLGLFHTQEEAPGMVFWHPNGWTLYQVLEQYMRKIQRENGYLEIKTPQVVDRSLWEKSGHWANYAENMFTTESESRDYAIKPMNCPCHVQVFNQGLKSYRELPMRLAEFGACHRNEPSGALHGIMRVRAFTQDDAHIFCTEEQMQAESAAFIKLTLDVYADFGFKDIELKLSTRPEKRVGSDELWDRAESALASALDSAGLAYDLQPGEGAFYGPKIEFSLKDCLGRVWQCGTLQLDFNLPIRLGAEYVSEDNSRKHPVMLHRAILGSFERFVGILIEHYEGAFPAWLAPTQAVIMNITDKQADFALEVEKTLNQSGFRAKSDLRNEKIGFKIREHTLLKVPYLLVIGDREVEMQTVAVRTREGADLGSMPVAQFAEFLAQAVSRRGRHDSE; encoded by the coding sequence ATGCCAACTATTACTCTTCCCGACGGCAGTCAACGCTCATTCGATCACCCGGTATCCGTTGCCGAGGTCGCCGCATCCATTGGTGCAGGTCTGGCCAAGGCCACTGTGGCCGGCAAGGTCAACGGCAAGCTGGTTGATGCCTGTGACCTGATCGAAAATGACGCCACGCTGCAAATCATCACGCCCAAGGATGAAGAGGGGCTGGAAATCATTCGTCACTCTTGTGCCCACTTGGTCGGTCATGCGGTCAAGCAGTTGTATCCAACTGCCAAGATGGTGATCGGCCCTGTCATTGATGAAGGCTTTTATTACGATATAGCCTACGAGCGTCCGTTTACTCCGGATGACATGGCGGCTATCGAACAGCGCATGCAACAGTTGATCGAAAAAGACTACGACGTCATCAAGAAGGTGACGCCGCGTGCTGAAGTAATTGAGCTGTTTGCTGCTCGGGGCGAAGACTACAAGCTGCGCCTGGTCGAAGACATGCCGAACGAACAGGCCATGGGCCTGTACTTCCATGAAGAATACGTCGACATGTGCCGCGGGCCTCACGTCCCGAATACGCGTTTCCTGAAATCGTTCAAGCTGACCAAGCTGTCGGGCGCCTACTGGCGTGGCGATGCCAAGAACGAGCAATTGCAGCGTATCTATGGCACGGCCTGGGCTGATAAGAAGCAGCTGGCAGCTTATGTCCTGCGTATTGAAGAAGCCGAGAAGCGTGATCACCGTAAAATCGGCAAGCGACTTGGCCTGTTCCACACCCAGGAAGAAGCGCCGGGCATGGTGTTCTGGCATCCGAATGGCTGGACGCTTTACCAGGTTCTTGAGCAATACATGCGCAAGATCCAGCGCGAGAACGGCTATCTTGAGATCAAGACCCCTCAAGTCGTCGACCGCAGCCTGTGGGAAAAGTCCGGGCACTGGGCCAACTACGCTGAAAACATGTTCACCACTGAGTCGGAGAGCCGCGATTACGCGATCAAGCCGATGAACTGCCCTTGCCACGTGCAAGTGTTCAATCAGGGGCTGAAAAGCTACCGTGAACTGCCGATGCGCCTGGCCGAGTTTGGTGCCTGTCACCGTAATGAGCCGTCGGGTGCTCTGCACGGCATCATGCGTGTGCGTGCCTTTACCCAGGATGACGCCCATATCTTCTGTACTGAAGAGCAGATGCAGGCCGAGTCCGCAGCGTTCATCAAGCTGACCCTGGATGTCTATGCAGACTTCGGTTTCAAGGATATCGAGCTCAAGCTGTCGACGCGTCCCGAGAAGCGTGTGGGTTCCGATGAATTGTGGGATCGCGCCGAAAGTGCGCTTGCCTCAGCCCTTGATAGCGCGGGTCTGGCCTATGACCTGCAGCCGGGTGAAGGTGCCTTTTACGGGCCCAAGATTGAATTTTCTCTGAAAGATTGTCTGGGTCGAGTGTGGCAATGTGGTACCTTACAGCTCGATTTCAACCTGCCGATCCGTCTTGGCGCAGAATATGTGTCCGAAGACAACAGCCGCAAGCATCCCGTTATGCTGCACCGTGCGATCCTCGGATCGTTCGAGCGCTTTGTCGGTATTCTGATCGAGCACTATGAAGGTGCATTCCCTGCGTGGCTGGCGCCAACCCAGGCAGTGATCATGAATATCACTGACAAACAGGCAGATTTTGCCCTTGAAGTTGAAAAAACTCTCAATCAGAGCGGATTTCGTGCCAAGTCTGACTTGAGAAATGAAAAGATCGGCTTTAAAATCCGCGAGCATACTTTGCTCAAGGTTCCTTATCTCTTGGTTATCGGAGATCGGGAAGTCGAGATGCAGACTGTCGCTGTGCGTACACGTGAAGGTGCTGACTTGGGCTCGATGCCCGTCGCGCAATTCGCTGAATTCCTCGCACAAGCGGTTTCCCGGCGTGGTCGCCATGATTCGGAGTAA
- a CDS encoding I78 family peptidase inhibitor, which yields MPWKLVSLGSLLAVLALSGCSTPDSAQEPAGEAGHGRCDAQSAGFAIGKKASSELLEQARAKSGAQTARILMPNDVMTLEYRSDRLNLNADNSGIITRVNCG from the coding sequence ATGCCTTGGAAGCTAGTGTCACTGGGTTCGTTGCTGGCGGTTTTGGCGCTGTCTGGATGCAGCACGCCAGATTCGGCGCAGGAGCCAGCCGGGGAGGCAGGGCATGGCCGTTGCGATGCTCAGTCTGCAGGGTTTGCCATCGGCAAGAAAGCCTCATCAGAGCTTCTGGAGCAGGCGCGTGCCAAGTCTGGTGCGCAGACTGCACGTATCTTGATGCCGAACGATGTTATGACGCTTGAATACCGTTCAGATCGTTTGAACCTGAACGCGGATAACAGCGGGATCATTACCCGGGTCAACTGCGGTTAA
- a CDS encoding LacI family DNA-binding transcriptional regulator: MATIKDVAAMAGISYTTVSHVLNKTRPVSEPVRLKVEEAIARLDYVPSAVARSLKAKSTATIGLLVANSLNPYFAELARGIEDCCERNNYCVILCNCDDDPVKQRNYLRVLLEKRVDGLVVASAGGDLGLAGGLAGVKTPMVIVDRNLDGIEADLVRIDHELGAYLATRHLLNLGHRDIACIGGPGITRVAQLRMAGYLRALDEAEVSVPEHWKVESDFSSVGGYEAAVRLLAHNPPSAIFACNDMMGIGVLRAAAERNIRVPDQLSVIGFDDVQMSRYVYPALTTVGQSILQLGEMAAQLLLRRIATPDRAVEQHIVTPSIVLRESTSARVEGRLSAPQKING, encoded by the coding sequence ATGGCAACTATTAAAGATGTCGCGGCAATGGCAGGTATCTCGTATACGACGGTTTCTCATGTCCTGAACAAAACGCGTCCGGTGAGTGAGCCGGTGCGTTTGAAGGTGGAAGAGGCCATTGCACGTCTTGATTATGTACCCAGTGCGGTGGCGCGTTCCTTGAAGGCCAAGTCCACCGCCACCATCGGGCTGCTGGTCGCGAACAGCCTGAACCCCTATTTCGCGGAGCTGGCGCGAGGCATCGAAGACTGCTGCGAGCGCAACAACTATTGCGTCATCCTGTGCAATTGCGACGACGACCCGGTCAAGCAGCGCAATTACCTGCGCGTACTCCTCGAAAAGCGGGTTGACGGGCTGGTAGTCGCCTCAGCAGGGGGAGACCTCGGGTTGGCAGGCGGTCTGGCCGGTGTCAAAACCCCCATGGTGATTGTCGACCGCAACCTTGACGGGATTGAAGCGGATCTGGTGCGCATCGATCATGAGTTGGGGGCTTATCTGGCCACGCGGCATTTGCTCAACCTCGGGCATCGCGATATCGCCTGCATTGGCGGTCCTGGCATTACCCGTGTTGCCCAATTGCGCATGGCCGGCTATTTGCGGGCACTTGATGAAGCTGAAGTTTCAGTGCCTGAGCACTGGAAGGTTGAGAGCGATTTCAGCAGTGTCGGTGGTTATGAGGCGGCAGTCCGCTTGCTGGCGCATAACCCGCCCTCGGCCATTTTTGCGTGCAACGACATGATGGGGATCGGTGTGCTGCGTGCGGCTGCGGAGCGCAATATCCGGGTGCCGGACCAGCTTTCGGTGATCGGTTTTGATGATGTGCAGATGAGCCGTTATGTCTACCCGGCGCTGACGACAGTCGGGCAGTCGATTTTGCAACTGGGTGAAATGGCTGCACAGCTGTTGTTGCGCCGTATCGCGACACCAGACCGTGCCGTCGAGCAGCACATCGTGACCCCGAGCATTGTGTTGCGCGAGTCCACTTCCGCCCGCGTAGAAGGGCGGTTGTCAGCCCCTCAGAAAATCAATGGATGA
- a CDS encoding ABC transporter permease — MKTTPVVQKSAHNYYGMGTYLGLAGALLAMIILFSSLSDHFFSYDTLSTLANQIPDLMVLAVGMTFVLIIGGIDLSVGSVLALAASAVSVAILGWGWSVLPAALLGMGCAALAGTVTGSITVAWRIPSFIVSLGVLEMARGAAYQMTGSRTAYIGDAFAWLSNPIVFGISPSFIIALLVIVVAQAVLTRTVFGRYLIGIGTNEEAVRLAGINPKPYKILVFSLMGLLAGVAALFQISRLEAADPNAGSGLELQVIAAVVIGGTSLMGGRGSVISTFFGVLIISVLAAGLAQIGATEPTKRIITGAVIVIAVVLDTYRSQRARRRN; from the coding sequence ATGAAAACCACTCCCGTGGTGCAAAAAAGTGCGCACAACTATTACGGCATGGGTACTTATCTGGGGCTGGCGGGTGCCTTGCTGGCCATGATCATCCTGTTCTCCAGCCTGAGTGATCATTTCTTTTCATATGACACGTTGAGCACCCTGGCCAACCAGATCCCGGACCTGATGGTGCTGGCGGTCGGGATGACGTTTGTGCTGATCATCGGTGGCATTGACCTGTCAGTCGGCTCGGTACTGGCTTTGGCGGCATCAGCGGTCAGTGTGGCAATTCTGGGCTGGGGCTGGAGCGTCCTGCCGGCGGCCTTGCTGGGAATGGGCTGCGCTGCGCTGGCCGGCACGGTTACGGGGTCGATCACCGTTGCGTGGCGAATTCCTTCTTTTATTGTGTCGTTGGGCGTTCTGGAAATGGCCCGGGGTGCGGCCTATCAAATGACAGGGTCGCGCACCGCTTACATTGGCGATGCCTTTGCCTGGCTGTCCAATCCGATTGTCTTCGGGATTTCGCCGTCTTTTATCATCGCGCTGCTGGTCATTGTCGTGGCTCAGGCGGTACTGACGCGCACGGTGTTTGGTCGTTATCTGATCGGGATCGGCACCAACGAAGAGGCGGTTCGCCTCGCGGGGATCAATCCAAAGCCTTATAAAATCCTGGTCTTCAGCCTGATGGGTTTGCTGGCGGGGGTTGCCGCGTTGTTTCAGATATCGCGCCTGGAGGCGGCAGATCCCAATGCCGGTTCAGGCCTTGAGTTGCAGGTGATTGCGGCGGTGGTGATTGGCGGCACGAGCTTGATGGGTGGGCGGGGTTCCGTCATCAGCACGTTTTTCGGCGTGTTGATTATCTCGGTGCTGGCCGCAGGGCTGGCGCAAATCGGTGCGACCGAGCCGACCAAGCGTATCATTACCGGTGCTGTCATTGTGATAGCAGTGGTATTGGACACATACCGCAGTCAGCGGGCACGGCGACGGAATTGA
- a CDS encoding nucleoside hydrolase, translated as MARFTQTFQPLIRSILLLSVLSISSVQAADKVDLIIDTDPGADDVVALLLAFASPEELNVRAITTVAGNVRLDKTSRNARLAREWGGREDIPVYAGAPRPLIRTPIYAENIHGEEGVTGVPVHEPAKGLEQTHAVNYLIDTLRSVKPGSVTIAMLGPQTNLALALIQAPDIKQGIKEVVVMGGAHFNGGNITPVAEFNLYADPHAADVVLKSGVKLVYIPLDVTHKILTSEERLKHIAALGNTAGKLVSDILNGYVKADMEHYGLPGGPVHDAGVIAYLLKPSLFTGREINMVVDTREGPTFGQTIADWYGTLKQPNTVFWVEDGDAQGFFDLLTARLSRLK; from the coding sequence ATGGCGCGTTTCACGCAGACTTTCCAACCATTGATCAGGAGTATCCTGCTTTTGTCCGTACTCTCTATCTCAAGCGTTCAGGCTGCAGACAAGGTCGATCTGATTATCGACACCGACCCGGGGGCAGATGATGTCGTGGCGTTGCTGCTGGCATTTGCTTCGCCGGAAGAACTCAATGTGCGGGCGATTACCACGGTAGCGGGCAACGTTCGTCTGGATAAAACCTCACGCAATGCCCGCCTGGCGCGTGAATGGGGAGGGCGCGAAGACATTCCGGTGTATGCCGGGGCACCGAGGCCGCTGATTCGCACGCCGATCTACGCTGAGAACATTCATGGCGAGGAAGGCGTAACCGGCGTTCCGGTCCACGAGCCTGCAAAAGGTCTTGAGCAGACCCATGCGGTTAACTACCTGATTGATACCTTGCGCTCGGTCAAGCCCGGCAGCGTGACCATTGCCATGCTCGGCCCGCAAACAAACCTGGCCCTGGCCTTGATTCAGGCCCCTGATATCAAACAGGGCATCAAGGAAGTGGTCGTCATGGGCGGAGCTCATTTCAATGGCGGCAATATCACCCCGGTAGCGGAATTCAACCTCTACGCGGACCCGCATGCGGCCGATGTCGTCTTGAAAAGCGGGGTGAAACTGGTTTACATCCCCCTTGATGTGACGCACAAAATACTGACCAGCGAAGAGCGCCTCAAACACATCGCTGCGCTGGGCAACACGGCCGGAAAATTGGTCAGCGATATTCTGAACGGGTATGTGAAGGCCGATATGGAGCACTACGGGCTGCCAGGCGGTCCTGTGCACGACGCCGGCGTGATTGCCTATCTGCTGAAACCGAGCCTGTTCACCGGGCGTGAGATCAACATGGTCGTGGACACTCGTGAAGGGCCGACGTTTGGTCAGACCATTGCTGACTGGTACGGCACGCTCAAGCAGCCAAACACTGTGTTTTGGGTTGAGGATGGAGATGCTCAGGGCTTTTTTGACTTGCTGACGGCGCGATTGAGCCGATTGAAGTGA
- the rbsD gene encoding D-ribose pyranase produces the protein MKKTPLLNIALSRLVASLGHGDVVVIADAGLPVPKGVELIDLALTQGIPDLASTLEVLLSEMQVQSHVLAHELLPLPCPALLSIDRHADAGNLGERSVMSHNAFKELCQQAKVIIRTGECKPYCNIALIAGVTF, from the coding sequence ATGAAAAAAACACCTTTGCTTAATATTGCCCTCTCCAGGCTTGTCGCCTCGCTGGGGCATGGTGATGTCGTCGTGATTGCGGATGCTGGCTTGCCAGTGCCCAAAGGTGTTGAGCTGATTGATCTGGCCCTCACTCAAGGTATTCCCGATCTGGCCAGCACGCTGGAGGTACTGCTCAGTGAAATGCAGGTGCAGAGCCATGTCCTGGCCCATGAGCTGCTGCCGCTTCCGTGTCCGGCATTGCTGAGTATTGATCGGCATGCCGACGCAGGGAACCTGGGAGAGAGAAGCGTGATGTCCCACAACGCCTTCAAAGAGCTGTGCCAGCAGGCAAAAGTGATTATTCGTACCGGTGAGTGCAAACCGTACTGCAACATAGCCTTGATTGCAGGCGTGACCTTTTAA
- a CDS encoding cold-shock protein, with amino-acid sequence MSNRQTGTVKWFNDEKGFGFITPQGGGDDLFVHFKAIESDGFKSLKEGQTVSFVAEKGQKGMQAAQVRPE; translated from the coding sequence ATGTCTAATCGCCAAACCGGCACCGTAAAATGGTTCAACGATGAAAAAGGCTTCGGCTTCATCACTCCTCAAGGTGGCGGTGACGACCTGTTCGTACACTTCAAAGCTATCGAAAGCGACGGTTTCAAAAGCCTGAAAGAAGGCCAGACTGTTTCCTTCGTGGCTGAGAAAGGCCAAAAGGGTATGCAAGCTGCACAGGTTCGTCCGGAGTAA